The genomic region CTTCAATGCCTTCCAAGATTTGACTCCTCTTTGAGAAACCAAAGTCATCGCATCAGAAAAAGCTAATACTTGATCCTTTAGTTTTTTTACGTCCTTCTCAATTAGGGCGAAGGAATCCTTCGGATCCACAGAAATTTTTATCTTAACGTTTACGTCCCGCTCGGCCATATTCTTTCCTATTCCAATCCTTTTTTATCGGAGACTAAAAACCCGAACCGTGAATCAGTTTCGCCAGAAACTTCAGTTCTTCCGCTTTTTCTTCCGCTTCTCTTTTTTTCCTGCGATCCACCACTTCCAATATTTTCATATAAAGAACGGTGGGCGCGTCCTCGAGCTCCTTGCTCGTAAACTGCGCCGCACCGAGGATGAAAGGTTTCCAGAAGAAAAGTTCACGATCGATCTCTTCATCAATCCACTTCATCCATTCTTCCGCGGAAGGGTTGTATCTCAGATCCGGGAATCGTTTATTCCAACTCCCACTTAAGAAATCGATTCGCTACATTCAGCCAGACCTCCACGTGATTCGGCTCAATGATGTCTAACGTAGGCTCGAAGGAATGACCCATCGGTCTGACGCAGAACTTGAAGAATTTGTCCATCAGTTTATCCTGATTGAGTCCTTCGGTCAAAGAGATCGACTCTTGTCTCCAACGGAGAGCCTTACGATTTCCCGGATGTTGAAGTTTATATCTGCGTCCGTCCACGAAATGAATCTGTGCGACCTTCGCGTCGTCGTCGATCGTCTCCAAAATCGGTTCCGATGGAAAAACGGAAACTTCCGATTCCAGCGATTCCTTTTTAACGAAAACCCTTTCCGGTTGAACCGAGTCTTTCGAAACGTTATCCGTCATCATGCGGTTATCACTCCTTTGTAATCGGGAAGAAGAAACACCCAGACCATGTCCTTGTATTCTTTTCCCTTTTCGATGTTCGGTCTTTCCCAAACTCTTCCTTGTGCGGAGAAACCCAACATTCCGCCGTCGCTCTTATCCTTGATCGTAAACACACAGGGAAGTCTTCCTTCTCCCAATGCGAAGAAGTATTGGTTCTCGGGAGAATCACCCATAAGAGTCAGAGTCAACTTTACTCTTCCGTCATATACTTCGGAGATGTTCCAATCCCCTTTAATTCCCACTTGAGAGAGAATATACTCTTTCGTTACGGGTTCGATTTTAAAGAACCCGTCCGCTTGGCTCATGCCGGACACGTCTCGTCCGTTGCAGTTCACGTTTAATTTCTTTGGATCCCAAATACCGTTCATTCTTGATTGCTCCTTAGGTTAATTCGCCGTCGATGTCGACTTCGTTGATCGCTCCTCTCAAGCGGCACGAGAAAGTGATGTTGGGAAGAATCCGATTGTTGCGATCGTTGGTCGGAATTTCGTCTATCGTTTCGGGAAGATCGATCTTATACTGATAATCTCCCAGATCGGAACGGACTTTGTCGGATTCGTTTTCAACGGGTGCGATGATTCCTTGAACGCCCGCTTGAGAAAAAACTTCGCGCATTCTCGCTTCGATCATCTGAATTCCTTGAATCGTATAAGGAACGACGTCTGAGTTCAGAAAAAGACTCGTGATGTTCTCATTCAATCGCGCCTTCAACCAGGAACGATTCTCTACCACATCCGCATAAACGTTTCCGGTTGAAATACCGGGATAAGGAACCTGTTTCCCGCCGAA from Leptospira kmetyi serovar Malaysia str. Bejo-Iso9 harbors:
- a CDS encoding phage structural protein, translated to MNGIWDPKKLNVNCNGRDVSGMSQADGFFKIEPVTKEYILSQVGIKGDWNISEVYDGRVKLTLTLMGDSPENQYFFALGEGRLPCVFTIKDKSDGGMLGFSAQGRVWERPNIEKGKEYKDMVWVFLLPDYKGVITA
- a CDS encoding LIC_12613 family protein, yielding MTDNVSKDSVQPERVFVKKESLESEVSVFPSEPILETIDDDAKVAQIHFVDGRRYKLQHPGNRKALRWRQESISLTEGLNQDKLMDKFFKFCVRPMGHSFEPTLDIIEPNHVEVWLNVANRFLKWELE